One window of Gloeothece citriformis PCC 7424 genomic DNA carries:
- a CDS encoding ABC transporter ATP-binding protein encodes MFFYVIKHSPEWFRPIIIANIIDIISHPKTYPYWHLWLNGIILVVATGQNIVTHYWHIRYMSLVTRKMESNLRATLAQQLQQLSISFYYRNSSGVLQAKILRDVEAIQLLTNQIFQFLPSTILTILIAIIVTAIRAPIFLIFFLATIPIAVLLIRFLKEPLQERNRVLRQQIEELSAHLIEMLKLIPVTRAHGAEAKELERTTRKLLRVEEAAMRVDSINAVTNASSWVTLRLFSCLCLLTSAILAYQGQWGVTVGSVVLLTTYFDTLTTSVVQILTVLPQISKGFDAVRSIGEILECTELEPNQGKKALKKIKGAFIFDSVSFTYPGAIQPSLIDFSLTVQPGETVAIVGPSGAGKSTLLNLIIGFLRPTQGKIFLDGQDLNSLDLRTYRRFLAVVSQETILFGGTVKENLIYGLDEVTNYQLQKVLQDANALEFIEELPEGINTLIGENGIKLSGGQRQRIAIARALLRNPQVLILDEATASLDSAAEHQIQQALERLMAQRTTFVVAHRLSTIRKANRIIVMEKGKIKEIGNYSQLLSNRGLFSQLHALQTL; translated from the coding sequence ATGTTTTTTTATGTCATTAAACATAGTCCAGAATGGTTTAGACCGATCATCATTGCCAATATTATTGATATCATTTCTCACCCTAAAACCTATCCCTATTGGCATTTGTGGTTAAATGGGATCATTTTAGTTGTAGCGACCGGACAAAATATTGTTACCCATTATTGGCATATTCGTTATATGAGTTTAGTGACTCGTAAAATGGAATCTAATCTCCGTGCAACCTTGGCACAACAATTACAACAATTATCAATTAGTTTTTATTATCGTAACAGTAGCGGGGTTTTACAAGCGAAAATTTTACGGGATGTAGAAGCAATTCAACTATTAACCAATCAAATTTTTCAATTTTTGCCTTCTACAATTTTAACCATTCTAATTGCTATTATTGTTACAGCCATTCGCGCCCCAATTTTTCTGATATTTTTCCTAGCTACCATTCCTATAGCTGTATTACTCATTCGATTTTTAAAAGAACCTTTACAAGAGCGTAATCGAGTTTTAAGGCAACAAATTGAAGAGCTTTCTGCCCATTTAATTGAAATGCTTAAACTCATTCCTGTAACTCGCGCTCATGGAGCAGAAGCTAAGGAATTAGAACGGACAACAAGGAAATTATTAAGAGTAGAAGAAGCTGCCATGCGGGTTGATAGTATTAATGCTGTTACTAATGCTTCCTCTTGGGTAACATTAAGATTATTTAGTTGTCTGTGTTTGCTCACCTCTGCGATTTTAGCTTATCAAGGACAATGGGGGGTTACAGTAGGAAGCGTCGTCCTTTTAACGACTTATTTTGATACTTTAACCACCTCAGTCGTGCAAATATTGACAGTTTTACCCCAAATTAGTAAAGGATTTGATGCTGTGCGTTCTATAGGAGAAATTCTCGAATGTACGGAGTTAGAACCTAATCAGGGTAAAAAGGCTCTTAAAAAGATTAAAGGAGCTTTTATTTTTGACTCTGTCAGTTTTACTTATCCTGGGGCAATTCAACCGAGTTTAATTGATTTTTCTCTAACAGTTCAACCAGGAGAAACCGTTGCCATTGTCGGCCCTTCTGGAGCAGGTAAATCTACGTTATTAAATTTAATTATCGGGTTTTTACGTCCCACTCAGGGAAAAATTTTCTTAGATGGACAAGACTTAAATAGTTTAGATTTGAGAACTTACCGTCGTTTTTTAGCTGTCGTTTCTCAAGAAACTATTCTGTTTGGAGGAACTGTCAAAGAGAATTTAATTTATGGATTAGATGAGGTCACAAATTATCAATTACAAAAAGTTCTTCAAGATGCCAATGCTTTAGAATTTATTGAAGAATTGCCCGAAGGAATTAACACTTTGATAGGAGAAAATGGAATTAAGTTGTCCGGAGGACAACGGCAAAGAATTGCTATTGCTCGCGCTTTATTGAGAAATCCTCAAGTTTTAATTTTAGATGAGGCAACAGCCTCTTTAGATTCTGCCGCAGAACACCAGATTCAACAAGCTCTAGAACGATTAATGGCTCAACGAACAACTTTTGTTGTCGCTCATCGTCTTTCGACTATTCGTAAAGCTAACCGAATTATTGTCATGGAAAAAGGTAAAATTAAAGAAATCGGTAATTATTCCCAATTGTTATCCAATCGAGGCTTATTTTCTCAGCTTCACGCTTTACAAACTCTTTGA
- a CDS encoding response regulator — MITVLIVDDSASLRQILLELLEKRGINVLEAASGMEAQEVIQKQIPDLVITDLIMPQMNGYELCRWIKNNPNTQDVPVLICSTKSEEFDRYWGMKQGADAYITKPFDNAEMLQTIKFLLQNRRKS; from the coding sequence ATGATTACAGTTCTTATCGTCGATGATAGTGCCAGCCTACGACAAATTCTGCTTGAACTCCTCGAAAAGCGAGGAATTAACGTACTAGAAGCAGCCAGTGGCATGGAGGCTCAGGAGGTAATTCAGAAACAAATTCCCGATTTAGTGATTACTGATTTAATTATGCCTCAGATGAACGGTTATGAATTGTGTCGCTGGATTAAAAATAATCCCAATACCCAGGATGTTCCTGTCTTAATTTGTTCGACTAAAAGCGAAGAGTTTGATCGCTATTGGGGCATGAAACAAGGTGCAGATGCTTATATTACTAAACCTTTTGACAATGCCGAAATGCTGCAAACCATCAAATTTTTATTACAAAATCGTCGAAAAAGTTAG
- a CDS encoding DUF1206 domain-containing protein, with protein MVLEKLARAGYFAKGIIYGLIGILAILAAFNAGGKTTDANGVLHTIAGQPFGQILLILLGIGLFGYAIWRFVEAALDPEHENRDKDANSLFHRLSYAISGVIYTGLAVQAILLVIDASSSSGGGNSTADWTARLLSQPFGRWLVGLVGAVIIGFGFYQLYKAYKAKFRGKLNLRRLTQEQEKWVIRIGQMGISARGIVFVIIGFFLIQAGRQYDPQQARGLDGALQTLARQPYGKLLLAIVALGLAAYGLFMIIQSRYRRISTPSVRPHLPV; from the coding sequence ATGGTGCTTGAAAAATTGGCGCGAGCCGGGTATTTTGCCAAGGGAATTATATATGGATTGATTGGTATTTTAGCTATCTTAGCAGCTTTTAATGCAGGGGGTAAGACCACAGACGCTAATGGGGTACTTCATACCATTGCCGGTCAACCTTTTGGACAAATTTTATTAATTTTATTGGGAATTGGATTGTTCGGATATGCTATCTGGCGTTTTGTAGAGGCAGCACTTGATCCAGAACATGAAAATAGAGACAAAGATGCTAATAGTCTTTTCCATCGTCTTTCTTATGCCATTAGTGGTGTCATTTATACAGGGTTAGCAGTTCAAGCCATTCTGTTAGTCATCGATGCTAGTAGTAGTAGCGGTGGGGGTAATTCTACTGCTGACTGGACAGCCCGGTTATTATCACAGCCCTTTGGACGGTGGTTAGTGGGTTTAGTTGGGGCAGTTATTATTGGCTTTGGTTTTTATCAACTTTATAAAGCCTATAAAGCTAAATTTCGTGGCAAACTTAATTTAAGACGGTTAACACAAGAGCAAGAAAAATGGGTGATTCGCATAGGCCAAATGGGAATCAGTGCTAGAGGTATTGTATTTGTTATTATTGGTTTTTTCCTCATTCAAGCCGGTCGTCAGTATGATCCACAGCAAGCAAGAGGGTTAGATGGGGCATTACAAACTTTAGCCCGGCAACCCTACGGTAAATTGTTATTGGCCATAGTGGCGTTAGGATTAGCCGCTTATGGACTGTTTATGATTATTCAATCCCGTTATCGTCGTATATCAACACCATCCGTTAGACCCCATCTTCCTGTTTAG
- a CDS encoding Crp/Fnr family transcriptional regulator: MLLTENANPTLAKDQLSDGRRLHYYDKGENIPLAEEGVWQVYRGIAQISQICVSGEEILLGWAQPFTFFGLWLTHVESYQVKALTDLYLRWYSFSEIENTPQLSQVMLTQLARRMRQTEALLAIAGLKRVEERLQQLLALLKQELGQPVSEGTRIGVRLTHQNLANAIGTTRVTVTRLLGDFQRQGLISVDGDRHIILK; encoded by the coding sequence ATGTTGCTTACAGAAAACGCGAACCCAACCCTCGCAAAAGATCAATTAAGTGATGGGCGCCGGCTGCATTATTACGATAAAGGAGAAAATATTCCTCTAGCAGAGGAAGGAGTGTGGCAAGTCTATCGTGGAATCGCTCAAATTAGTCAGATCTGCGTTAGTGGCGAAGAAATATTATTAGGTTGGGCGCAACCTTTTACATTTTTTGGATTGTGGTTAACTCATGTTGAATCTTATCAGGTAAAAGCCCTAACAGATTTATATTTAAGATGGTATTCTTTCAGTGAGATAGAAAATACTCCCCAACTGTCTCAAGTGATGTTAACTCAGTTAGCACGACGGATGCGACAGACAGAAGCTTTATTAGCGATCGCCGGACTCAAACGGGTAGAAGAAAGATTACAACAATTATTAGCCCTATTAAAACAAGAACTCGGTCAACCGGTTAGCGAAGGAACTCGAATAGGAGTCCGTTTAACTCACCAAAACTTGGCGAATGCTATTGGGACAACGCGAGTTACAGTCACTCGGTTATTAGGAGATTTTCAGCGTCAAGGGTTAATTAGTGTTGATGGCGATCGTCATATTATTCTTAAATAG
- a CDS encoding cation:proton antiporter: MNIYILDLLVIGLLLLAVSLGSRWISRLPLSFSLIYLICGFFLGRYGLKLFNMRPEAEILERLTEFVVIVSVYSCGLKMNRPLKFWAWKNTARLIGFLMPISIFAIALVCHFIINMDWGSSILLGAILAPTDPVLASEVQMSHFEDKDELRFALTSEGGLNDALAFPFVYFGIYWLTKGEFNQWFVQWVAVDLIWAIAAGITMGIITAKLVVFLERKWPRPHTEEDIRENFLGLSTILLTYALTELVNGYGFLAVFVAGVVVQKSYSSRRESEKHYNQLEFSEQLEKLLEIAMILLLGSLVLVQPMYNYFGQALWVSGLLFFIIRPVGTLLSTFGSSLPMSNRLLVGWFGIRGVGSLYYLSYALGHQLEKNTIEQIAWITIITMILSIILHGITSTPLMNLYENNLTKSKKFE, encoded by the coding sequence ATGAATATTTATATTCTTGATTTATTGGTGATCGGCTTACTCTTATTAGCTGTTAGTCTAGGTTCTCGCTGGATTAGCCGTTTACCCCTTTCATTTTCTTTAATTTACCTCATTTGTGGCTTTTTCTTGGGGCGCTATGGGTTAAAACTTTTTAATATGCGTCCTGAAGCAGAAATATTGGAAAGATTGACAGAATTTGTTGTTATTGTTTCTGTCTATAGTTGTGGGTTGAAAATGAACCGGCCTCTGAAATTTTGGGCCTGGAAAAATACAGCGAGACTAATTGGGTTTTTAATGCCGATTTCAATTTTTGCGATTGCCTTAGTCTGTCATTTTATCATCAATATGGATTGGGGAAGTTCAATATTATTAGGTGCAATTTTAGCCCCCACTGATCCGGTTTTGGCCTCAGAAGTCCAAATGTCTCATTTTGAAGATAAAGACGAATTACGCTTTGCTTTAACCTCTGAAGGGGGTTTAAATGATGCTTTAGCTTTTCCTTTTGTTTATTTTGGGATTTATTGGTTGACAAAAGGAGAGTTTAATCAATGGTTTGTTCAATGGGTAGCAGTTGATTTAATTTGGGCGATCGCTGCTGGGATTACGATGGGTATTATAACCGCTAAACTTGTCGTTTTTCTAGAGAGAAAATGGCCACGTCCTCATACAGAAGAAGATATCCGAGAAAACTTTTTAGGATTGAGTACCATTCTATTAACCTATGCCTTAACCGAGTTAGTCAATGGTTATGGGTTTTTAGCTGTATTTGTTGCCGGGGTGGTTGTTCAGAAAAGTTATAGTTCTCGTCGGGAATCTGAAAAACATTATAATCAATTAGAATTTAGTGAACAACTGGAAAAATTACTAGAAATTGCGATGATTTTGTTATTGGGGTCTCTTGTTTTAGTGCAACCCATGTATAATTATTTTGGTCAAGCCTTATGGGTGAGTGGATTATTATTTTTTATCATTAGACCTGTAGGAACTCTTTTAAGTACCTTTGGGAGTTCTTTACCGATGAGTAACCGTTTATTAGTCGGTTGGTTTGGAATTCGGGGAGTAGGGTCTTTGTATTATTTATCTTATGCTTTGGGTCATCAATTAGAAAAAAATACCATTGAACAAATTGCGTGGATTACGATTATCACTATGATTCTTTCAATTATTTTACATGGGATTACTTCTACGCCTTTAATGAATTTATATGAAAATAATTTAACTAAATCTAAAAAGTTTGAGTAA
- a CDS encoding S-(hydroxymethyl)glutathione dehydrogenase/class III alcohol dehydrogenase yields MDVKAAIAFEPGKPLTIETVELQPPQEGEVLVEIKATGVCHTDAYTLSGKDPEGLFPAILGHEGAGIVVEVGKGVKSLKPGDHVIPLYIPECRQCEYCLSQKTNLCQAIRETQGKGLMPDGTSRFTFNGEMIHHYMGTSTFANYTVLPEIALAKIRQDAPFEKVCYIGCGVTTGIGAVVNTAKVEPGSNVVVFGLGGIGLNVIQGARMVGANMIVGVDINPAKRPLAEKFGMTHFVNPHEIDGDIVKYILDLTKGGADYSFECVGNVNLMRQALECCHKGWGVCTIIGVAGAGEEIQTRPFQLVTGRVWKGSAFGGARGRTDVPRIVDWYMEGKINIDDLITHVMPIDKINDAFDLMHQGKSIRSVITFENS; encoded by the coding sequence ATGGACGTAAAAGCAGCGATCGCTTTTGAACCCGGTAAACCCCTCACTATCGAAACCGTAGAACTCCAACCCCCTCAAGAAGGAGAGGTATTAGTCGAAATAAAAGCAACAGGAGTTTGTCATACTGACGCTTACACTTTATCCGGTAAAGATCCAGAAGGGTTATTTCCTGCTATTTTAGGCCATGAAGGGGCGGGTATAGTGGTAGAAGTCGGTAAAGGCGTAAAAAGTCTTAAACCGGGAGATCATGTTATTCCTTTGTATATTCCCGAATGTCGCCAATGTGAGTATTGTTTAAGTCAAAAAACCAACCTGTGTCAAGCTATCCGGGAAACCCAAGGGAAAGGACTAATGCCCGATGGAACAAGTCGCTTTACTTTTAACGGTGAGATGATTCATCATTATATGGGAACTTCTACCTTTGCCAACTATACCGTACTCCCAGAAATTGCTCTCGCTAAAATTCGGCAAGATGCCCCGTTTGAAAAAGTTTGTTATATTGGCTGTGGTGTGACTACGGGAATAGGCGCAGTGGTTAATACCGCCAAAGTCGAACCCGGTTCTAATGTAGTGGTATTTGGGTTAGGGGGTATCGGGTTAAACGTCATCCAAGGCGCTCGTATGGTTGGGGCTAATATGATAGTAGGGGTAGATATTAATCCTGCAAAACGTCCCCTAGCTGAAAAATTCGGGATGACTCATTTTGTCAACCCCCATGAAATTGACGGAGATATCGTTAAATATATCCTAGATTTGACGAAAGGTGGGGCAGATTATAGCTTTGAATGTGTAGGAAACGTTAATTTAATGCGCCAAGCGTTAGAATGCTGCCATAAAGGATGGGGAGTTTGTACTATTATTGGGGTTGCCGGCGCAGGAGAAGAAATTCAGACTCGTCCTTTTCAATTAGTCACCGGACGAGTGTGGAAAGGTAGCGCTTTTGGGGGTGCAAGAGGACGGACAGATGTCCCTAGAATTGTAGATTGGTATATGGAAGGTAAAATTAATATTGATGATTTAATTACTCATGTGATGCCGATAGATAAAATTAACGATGCTTTTGACTTAATGCACCAAGGAAAATCTATCCGGAGTGTCATTACTTTTGAAAATAGTTAA
- a CDS encoding DoxX family protein encodes MEKFTPLLARILLSGIFIRSGFNKLLNPAMTQQYMESKGIPLAGILLVLAIIVLLAGGLSILLGFKARLGAWLLIGFLIPATLIFHTDFSISDEVIAFWKNLGLMGGLLMITAFGAGSLSFDERNRSWSNKASSL; translated from the coding sequence ATGGAAAAATTTACTCCTCTTCTAGCTCGGATTTTGCTTTCAGGAATTTTTATTAGATCCGGATTCAATAAACTTCTTAATCCGGCGATGACTCAGCAATATATGGAGTCTAAAGGAATTCCTCTTGCTGGAATTTTATTAGTCTTGGCTATCATTGTTTTGTTAGCCGGAGGGTTATCAATTTTATTAGGGTTTAAAGCTCGTTTGGGAGCATGGTTACTGATTGGGTTTTTAATTCCAGCTACGTTGATTTTTCACACAGATTTTTCTATATCTGATGAAGTTATTGCTTTTTGGAAAAATTTGGGGCTAATGGGGGGGTTATTGATGATTACTGCTTTTGGTGCAGGTTCTCTAAGTTTTGATGAACGGAATCGCTCTTGGTCTAATAAAGCCTCTTCCTTATGA
- a CDS encoding RNA-guided endonuclease InsQ/TnpB family protein — MFILEFKLYGKKTQYKTIDEATRTVQFIRNKCLRYWQDNRGIGQKAIYAYSTVLRKEFDFVGKLNSMACQASAERAWSSISRFYGNCRKQVKGNIGYPKYQKRCRSVEYKTSGWVLSKDRKKITFTDKNGIGTLKMKGTRDLSYFSIDQIKRVRIVKRADGYYVQFCLKEDIRCVKPKELEPTKHCVGIDVGLKYFYVDSDNNQVQIPQYYRQAEKRLNRLNRRKSKKFRKGIKRQSNNYLKARNRYARKHLRVSRQRRAFAERTALDVIQSNDLIAYEDLKVKNMVKNRHLAKSINDAAWSLFRHWLEYFGYKYGKVTIAIPPHNTSQNCSKCGQKVKKSLSTRTHICSCGYIDCRDRNAAINILKLGLRTAGHAGTTILEIGNASGEETSILVGSDLLRQVSS, encoded by the coding sequence ATGTTTATACTTGAGTTCAAGTTATATGGCAAGAAAACTCAATATAAAACAATAGATGAGGCAACACGGACAGTTCAGTTTATCCGTAATAAATGTCTCAGATATTGGCAAGATAATCGTGGAATTGGTCAGAAAGCGATTTATGCTTATTCGACCGTTCTACGAAAAGAGTTTGATTTTGTCGGAAAGCTGAACTCAATGGCGTGTCAAGCATCAGCAGAAAGAGCGTGGTCGTCTATTAGTCGTTTTTATGGCAATTGCCGTAAACAGGTAAAAGGAAATATTGGTTATCCTAAATATCAAAAAAGATGCCGTTCTGTTGAATATAAGACAAGTGGATGGGTGCTTTCTAAAGATAGAAAGAAAATCACATTCACAGATAAAAACGGAATTGGTACTCTAAAAATGAAAGGGACTAGGGATTTAAGCTACTTTTCTATTGACCAGATAAAACGGGTAAGAATTGTCAAAAGGGCTGATGGTTATTATGTCCAATTCTGCCTAAAAGAAGACATTAGATGTGTTAAACCCAAAGAATTAGAACCGACAAAACATTGTGTAGGTATTGATGTAGGGTTAAAATACTTCTACGTTGACAGCGATAATAATCAGGTACAAATTCCTCAATATTATCGTCAAGCAGAAAAACGTCTCAACAGATTAAACAGACGTAAATCCAAGAAGTTTAGAAAAGGAATTAAACGTCAGTCTAACAATTATCTAAAAGCGAGAAATCGGTATGCCCGTAAACATTTAAGAGTAAGTAGGCAGCGTAGAGCTTTTGCTGAAAGAACAGCATTGGACGTAATTCAATCTAACGATTTGATAGCCTACGAAGACTTAAAAGTCAAGAATATGGTCAAAAACCGACATCTAGCTAAAAGTATTAATGACGCTGCATGGTCACTTTTTCGACATTGGTTAGAATATTTTGGGTATAAATATGGCAAAGTAACAATAGCTATTCCCCCTCATAACACTAGCCAGAATTGCTCGAAATGTGGACAAAAAGTCAAGAAATCTCTATCAACTAGAACGCATATTTGTTCATGTGGATATATTGATTGTAGGGATAGAAACGCAGCGATTAATATTCTTAAATTAGGACTTCGTACTGCGGGACACGCAGGAACGACTATTCTTGAAATAGGAAACGCTTCAGGAGAAGAAACCTCTATTTTGGTTGGTTCAGACCTGCTAAGACAAGTATCTTCATAG
- the aac(6') gene encoding aminoglycoside 6'-N-acetyltransferase gives MWEVDTIKDKDHQQWLLMRHRLWPESELEELAQEIKAIAKQPDTQPVFVVRNSQQEVIGFLEASLRDYVDGCKSSPVPFIEGIYVKPNHRHQGVGKALVETMITWAKNQGFIEIASDTTFENTLSQTVHQHLGFEAIERIIIWRKSI, from the coding sequence ATGTGGGAAGTTGATACAATAAAAGATAAAGACCATCAACAATGGTTATTAATGAGACATCGACTCTGGCCAGAATCGGAATTAGAAGAACTGGCTCAGGAAATCAAAGCAATTGCAAAACAACCTGATACTCAACCCGTTTTTGTAGTTCGTAATTCACAACAAGAAGTGATAGGTTTTTTAGAAGCTTCTTTAAGAGATTATGTGGACGGATGTAAAAGTAGTCCTGTTCCTTTTATTGAAGGAATTTATGTTAAACCGAATCACCGTCATCAAGGAGTTGGGAAAGCTTTAGTAGAAACGATGATAACTTGGGCAAAAAATCAAGGATTTATAGAAATTGCTTCCGATACAACTTTTGAGAATACCTTAAGTCAGACGGTTCATCAACATTTAGGGTTTGAAGCAATAGAAAGAATTATCATCTGGCGTAAATCCATCTAA
- a CDS encoding metal ABC transporter ATP-binding protein, producing MLEVEHLAVNYRGIRGLEGVSFQVEPGQLVGVIGPNGAGKSTMFKAMLGLIPVASGHIRYCSCLLCRQLERVAYLPQRSQIDWDFPITVWNVVMMARTRHLGWLKSPKSSDRSLVRAALERVEMLSLRERRIGELSGGQQQRVFLARALAQEADIFLLDEPFTGVDQKTENIMFEVFDQLKSEGKILLVSVHDWGHTMTQLDRLLLLNRSLIADGTPQQVMTPENLQLAYGMSLHKPHLPNLDTNLFC from the coding sequence ATGTTAGAAGTTGAACATTTAGCCGTGAATTACCGAGGGATTAGGGGACTTGAAGGGGTGAGTTTTCAAGTCGAACCGGGGCAACTGGTAGGGGTAATCGGGCCAAATGGGGCGGGCAAAAGTACCATGTTTAAAGCCATGTTAGGCTTAATTCCGGTGGCGAGTGGTCATATTAGATATTGTAGTTGTCTTTTATGTCGTCAATTGGAGAGGGTAGCTTATCTGCCGCAACGTTCCCAAATTGATTGGGATTTTCCGATTACGGTTTGGAATGTGGTGATGATGGCCAGAACTCGTCATTTAGGATGGTTGAAAAGTCCTAAATCGAGCGATCGCTCCCTAGTTAGAGCCGCATTAGAACGAGTAGAAATGTTATCCTTAAGAGAGCGACGCATAGGAGAATTGTCTGGCGGACAGCAACAACGAGTCTTTTTAGCGAGAGCTTTGGCTCAAGAGGCGGATATTTTCCTATTAGATGAACCCTTTACAGGGGTGGATCAAAAAACTGAAAATATTATGTTTGAAGTGTTTGATCAACTAAAATCCGAAGGAAAAATTTTACTGGTTTCTGTTCATGATTGGGGACATACCATGACTCAATTAGACCGTCTTTTATTACTCAATCGATCGCTCATTGCCGATGGCACACCTCAACAGGTAATGACCCCAGAGAATTTACAGTTAGCCTATGGAATGAGCCTCCATAAACCGCATTTACCCAATTTAGACACAAATCTTTTTTGTTAA
- a CDS encoding metal ABC transporter solute-binding protein, Zn/Mn family — protein sequence MIINNWKREIGKTVGVTLTVGLLASCGTPNTTNSEDSNSSVTSTTESQTPTVVATTTVLCDLTQRIAEDTIKLNCLLEPGLDPHVYEPLPEDRKAIENAELILYSGYGLEPELIKLIESTSNKAPKVAVAQEAVPNPLLGEDDHHNHEEDHSDHSHEQEEHQEEAQGEQVPDPHVWHNAQNGVKMVEVIEKNLEQLVPEQAQLYRQNAQALKTELSQIDDWIKSQIATIPKRNRQLITTHDSLGYYAQAYNIPVAGVLQGLSTEEKPTATRVKELVDQVKASNVPTIFPEVAVNSKLIETVAKDAQVKIPAQELYTEGLGEPGSSGDSYPKMLVTNTQIIVEGLGGEFISFQAP from the coding sequence ATGATCATTAATAATTGGAAAAGGGAAATCGGCAAAACAGTAGGAGTTACGTTAACGGTAGGATTGTTAGCCAGTTGTGGAACGCCCAATACAACTAACTCAGAGGATTCCAATTCTAGTGTAACATCTACTACAGAGTCTCAAACTCCTACGGTAGTAGCAACAACAACGGTGCTTTGTGATCTCACACAGAGAATTGCTGAGGATACGATTAAGTTAAATTGTCTCCTTGAACCTGGACTTGATCCTCATGTGTACGAACCTCTCCCCGAAGATCGAAAAGCTATAGAAAACGCCGAGTTAATCCTTTATTCTGGCTATGGTCTTGAACCAGAATTAATTAAATTGATTGAATCTACTTCTAATAAAGCGCCCAAGGTGGCAGTAGCGCAAGAGGCAGTGCCAAACCCTTTGTTAGGAGAAGATGATCATCATAATCATGAGGAAGATCACAGTGATCATAGTCATGAACAGGAGGAACACCAAGAAGAGGCGCAAGGGGAGCAAGTGCCCGATCCCCATGTGTGGCATAATGCTCAAAATGGGGTGAAAATGGTGGAAGTGATTGAGAAAAATTTAGAACAATTAGTCCCAGAACAAGCACAATTGTATCGCCAAAATGCTCAAGCTCTCAAAACAGAATTATCTCAGATTGATGATTGGATTAAGTCTCAAATTGCCACCATTCCTAAAAGGAATCGCCAATTAATTACAACTCATGATTCTTTGGGGTATTATGCCCAGGCTTATAATATTCCGGTGGCTGGAGTATTACAAGGATTAAGCACAGAAGAAAAGCCTACAGCTACTAGGGTTAAAGAATTAGTTGATCAGGTAAAAGCGAGTAATGTCCCGACAATTTTTCCGGAAGTTGCGGTTAATTCTAAACTGATTGAAACTGTGGCTAAAGATGCTCAGGTTAAAATTCCTGCTCAAGAGTTATATACTGAGGGTTTAGGAGAACCGGGATCTTCAGGGGATAGTTACCCTAAAATGCTCGTCACGAATACTCAAATCATTGTAGAAGGGCTTGGGGGTGAATTTATTTCTTTCCAAGCCCCATAA